The sequence below is a genomic window from Caloenas nicobarica isolate bCalNic1 chromosome 13, bCalNic1.hap1, whole genome shotgun sequence.
GAAAGATATTGCCGCACCCCGCAGGATTTGTGCTTCGCAGGCGAGGTTTAGTGTTCTGGGTGGAGTAAAATCACTGCGGATTGTGTTGACAGTTGTCACGACATGGGCTCTCGAACGCTCTTGTTGGTGCTGAGTAGCTTGCTGAAGTAGTTCAGGTCATGCAGGCTGAAGTGGTAACTGTTCTCCTGGCACTATTTATTTCTTACTACCTTTTACTGCAGACCATGCTGGTATCAGCATTGTGGAGaactctttccttctcctcttagATTGTCTTCTGCAAGAGGTGTGATGTGAGTTGACAATTAAGACTTCCATGTTTTCTCTCCCCGTGGAGAGAAGCATTCTCCTTGTGTTTTCTCAACCAGCCATCAAGAACATAGGGAAGATGTGCCAgacattttctctgttctttttctaaGTATTTTGTTACTCAGTAGCATAAAGTGTTCAGGCAGAGGTATGTGACTCAAGGTAGGTGTtagaaatggcattttttttgttcttattctgCTTCCCCTGCTCCCTAGGTTATGGATTCATATTCCTATCAGAGAACTGGCATGGAATATGCTGTACTGTTTCAATGTTGTTTTGGTATTTGTATCAAAAGCCACATTGTTTCAAAAATCCTGCaaatcttattttctgaaaataaaaaacaagcgagcaagcaaagaaacaagcaaaataaaacaaagcaaaccaccaCAACAATGAAGTACACTTCTccaataaaaccaaataatattCTCCTACATAGTTGATATCATCTGTTATGGTGCTGTGCACATCAAGATTTGGGTTTGTCTCTCAGAGTATGAAATCTATGCCTATTGCTCTAAATACAGCTGTCTGACATCAGCTTTAGAAATAGTATTTCTTCCAAGTCTGCTACATTTCCATCCAAGATAGCTGAAGCTTTGCCAAACAGGATGGGTCAACAGCTGAGAGTTTGCTGACACCACGTATATGATACCTCTGTCTGGTTTTCAATATGCTGTCATTGCTGGGAAGGGTCTGCAAAAGTTGGATTGAGCCATGAGGTAGGAAAGGAGAATGTGTCATGTCACTAAGGCGAATGTGGCAGTTGTACTGAATAGGGCCTTGCTATGTCCTGATGTGAAGGGTCACCTTGAGCAGTAGGAAAACTTGTCTGAGGGAACTGGAAATCCTTGAAAAGGCCATGGGCCATGTCATAAGATGACAAGAATGGGAGATGATGTGCTTGTCTTGAGAAGACATGTCCCAGAGTGGGGAATGGAGGATGCCTAGAGGAAAGCATGGGGCAGCATGGACACAGGGTATCATTTTGCAGGATCCTTTCCCAGGCTCCATGGGTCTGAAGTTGGAGGTCTTCCTGATGGTGAGGCAGTGTGTAGTATTGAAATGCCCACAGTATTCTTTGAGGTTATGAATATCTCCCACCAGGGAGAATCTCCCACCacttgtgctgctgcctgcctgccatAGGGAATGTGTTGGTAAGGGGATGAGATGCAGACTGCTGAATAGTGTCTGATGAAtgtttttactgttgttttagGAAAGGTGGTGTGGGAGGGTAACATTTCAATCTTCTGTCATTGTGCAGTGGTGGGTATCTAGAGCAGCTTCCATAGCCATTGATGCTGCCATGGTGGTTCCTTGATCTTCCTCAGGTAGGTTTTTAAGGGCACATGAGTAGGTAGATAGAATCTTTGTGCACTCAGCTTCCCCTCCTTGTGCACTTCCACAGTTGCCCTCGGTAGCGATGGTGTGTCATCTTGTCCATTTAAACTCATTCTGATATGGATACATAGACACGAAACCCTGCacagcagcccagctctggtGTTCTGTTGTGGAAATTATCCCACCCAGTTGATATTGTGCGTATGATTGCATTTGCACTTCACcattttgtgtggttttctcAGGGAATGAAATCCACATGGGCTGGCGTCAGAGCAGTCACAGCTCTGACCACAGaatctttaaaaacattgaTCTGCAGCACTGTGGTGTTTCCATCTGAGATTGCTGAGAAGGCAAAAGTGTTCAGGGTGAAGTTCATACTCTTGGGAAGAGTCTGTCAGACACTGTGTGGCCTTGCTTGCCTCCATATGTTCTTTGTGCTGATCACAAGGAAAGGTGAGGATGTGGAAAGCCCTGGGTCATTCTCAGGGTGGGGTTTAGAGCTGGGGCATGTTCCTGTGGTGGAGCAATGTCTGGGTGTTGTGGCAGTGACCCTGTGAGTAGCACTGAATAAGGCCTGAGCATGTATCACAGAGGGTGTGAGCTTGGGCAGTGAAGAGTGTTGCCTGAGGGAAATGGAGATGCTGGGTAGAATATGATCTGTGTCATTGGGGAAGGACTGGACAACGTCTACTTAGCTGGGATCCTTTCCCAGGGCATGGGATAGAGGATGCCAGTAGAAAACCTTGAGTCCCAGCACACAGTGCTACTTTCCCACAATCCCTTTAGGACATCTAGAAGTTCTGCATATGTTCGGGCACTGTCGTTTTTTGTGATATTGCTACTTTGTTAAATCATCTGACATACATGCCTTTAATCACTTGTGTTTGGAGTGGAACATTGTTGCTCAAACAGAAACTTGTACAGATTTTGATCATGCTGCCAGCCTTCAGTGAACCTCTCCTTCTTTATGTTTGTGCTCTTAGTCTTACCAGGCAGGGGAAGAAGTGCTCTCCATATTCAAAATGTTGGCAGACCTTACATTTCAATACAGCGGGATGGGAttggttggttttcttctctcctcttacCAAAACTTCCCACccttttaggtttttttccctctcagtgGCAATGTGTTGGTAATATTGGATGAGGTGCAGACTACATAATTTAGCAGCTGTCAGGTTGCAGGTGTTTAGGTGGTTTGCCATCAGTGCAGGAGGTGGTGTTTCCACTCTCTTGAGCGGAGGTTGACATTGgcagaatgtccttggctttCAGGTGTCCCTCCTGCTTCCCTTGTGATAGAATGCATAGGGGAGCACTGTGCACTGTTCAGTGACTTCACTGCTTTTGGAGAATGAgcgggtttttttctctccagttttACTAGAAATCGCTGGTAATGGTAAGTGAACATGTCCCTTAGAAACAATTCTTGTGTGtggaaaatgtttcttattCTGAAGAAGCCACCAGTGATGCTGCAGGTAAGTCGATGTTATTTAAAGAAGGTGCGTTTGAGAGACAGATGTACTTTTCTTCCTAGTTTGGCATGGTATCTTCATGTTGGATCAACAGAATGTTGCCTGGATTGTAATGCCTGTAGATCTGGAGCAGCAAAGCATCATTGCCTGCTCTCAttgctttcctgctgcttccaggAATAGTGTGAGCTGGTGGCAGAAGAACAAATGGGGGAGGAACCCCAATGCAATTCTCAGAGTGGAGATGTTAGGCATCAATGGGCTATTCTCATCCAAAATGCCCCGGTCTTCCCttagtgggttttgtttggctttgtgaCATGTGGATCATGCTAATGAAGGAGAGGTATTCTCTGAGGTGTAGTGCCCCTGCCTACTGAGGttgtttctgtgctgttctAGTCATGCATGCCTGTGTGCAAGAGGAAGGAAGAGCCTGACATCTGGTTTGCAGGTGGAGAGAATAGCTCTTCATCAAGGTATATGAAGAGTGCTTGGGAGCTGTGGTTGCCCCATGCTTTTTCAGCCTTTATGGAGGACTGGAGTGCTGAGCTGCGATAGGTGTGATTTCCCAAATGAAAGACTCCCTGTGTTGTTTAGATGCATTGCAGCCTGTTGCATGGACATCCAAGTACATGGGGTTTGGACTTGCGTTTCCCAGGGGGTGAATGTGTTCTGATGTAGCAAAGCTGTTCTTCACCTCATGATTGCCTTGCTGTGTTATTTTGCTGGGTCCTTGAGAGGACTGTAGGCTGAAAGGTGTGGTCTTCTAccagaaagggaggaaggggcAGTGCAGAGGCAGTCTGTCTGTCTTACATAGGCCAGAGAACTCGAGGAAGATTGTTCCGTGTGTGGAGGGATGGAACACAGTAAGGAAGACAAATTGGAGCTCTTGCCAAAGGGCATGCGCGTTCTTCATGTCGGGGGTGTTGTAgacatgtaaaaatatattggtaagagtgaaaaaagaaagaaaataacacataAGGAAGCCATAGAATAGGGGAAGCAAGCGTAGGGCAAGGGCGGgggataaaaggaaaaggaagagacagaaaagaaggatgtaaaagaagaaaaagatgaaaagacgAGAGGAAGACAAATgagatgagaaaggaagaagaagagtgtTATAGTTTAGCACCAGTCAGCAACTAGGAGCACATCGCTGCTCGCTCACTCCTCCGCACCCTCCCTGGttggaagaagaggagaatcgagaaacaaaagggaaaacttgtggtttggggaaaaagaaaacacaaccaaaacccaacaatttaagggaacagcaaaggaagagataaaCATCAACcacaacaataacaataaaagaatataGAAAGCAAGGGATACAAAATGCAATCGCTCAGCTCCCAGAAAACCAACGCCCAGCCCACTCTCTAGCAGTGATCACATGAGCAGCGATTCCCTCCCGCAGGTAGCTCACCAAGTTATATATGGGGCATGACGTTGTATGGTATCGAATCTCCCTTTGGctagtttgggtcagctgtcctggctgtgtcccttCCCAGCTTCCAGTGAAAATTACATATGCCAGGCGAACCCAGGACACAAAGAAAGGATAGtatgcacagaaaaataaaacaagaaagaaggaaggaagatgacaacgaggagaaagaaaggaagaaatcgGAAGATGACAAGAACGCACCCACCTTAACTCTAGACAGCCCCCGCCTCGGTTAGAGTACCGTGCTTCGGAGCAGTTGCCCAATAATTAGCGCTGATGGCTCCATCTTTGACGTCCTCGACCGCGGCAAGGATGAGAACGAGGCAAGGATAGTGCACGGCAGGACGTGAAtgagaaggggaaggaagaaaagaaagagaagcaaaaaaaaaagtaggaaagagaaggaagaaagagagaaacgAAGAAAGGTAattgaaggaagaaaggaagaaggtaAAAGAGAATGTATGCAATTAAAAAGCAAGTAATCATcgaaagagaaatagaaaaaataaaagagaggagaagaaaattaaaggagaaaaaagaagagaaaagaaaagggaaaagaaaggagaagaggaagagccAAGAAAGGAGCGGAGCAGTGCGGAGCCGAAGGTGGGAGCGTGTGCAGCGGCGAGCAGCACACGGTGTCGCTGCAGGCTCAGAAACGGCGGCCGAGCGGCTCGGCAGCTCCGCCCCGGTGCGGCGGAGAGCCCGGCTGTgagcgcgggggggcggggcgaggcggggcgggcaggagagCCGGTGCgtccgggcggcggcggggagccgTGCGGGGCCCGGGCGGGTGGCGGCGGAGATGGGCGTGTGGTGGGGGCCCGTGTTGCGGGCGCTGGTTCTGCAGGCGGCCTGGGCGCTGGGCGGCGGGCAGGTGCGGTACTCGGTGCCGGAGGAAGCCAAGGCCGGGACGGTGGTGGGCCGGCTGGCGCAGGACCTGGGCCTGGAGACGGGCGAGGCGGAGGCGCGGCGGCTGCGGCTGGTGTCGCAGGGCCGGCGGGCGAGCGTGGAGGTGAGCGGGGCGAGCGGGGCGCTGGTGGTGAGCTCGCGGCTGGACCGGGAGGAGCTGTGCGGGAAGAGCGCGCCGTGCGCCCTGcgcctggaggtgctggtggagcGGCCGCTGCGCGTGTTCCACGTGGAGCTGGAGGTCACCGACATCAACGACAACGCCCCGCTCTTCCCCGCCGCCGGGAAAAACCTCAGCATCGCAGAATCGTCGCTGCCGGGGTCTCGGTTCCCTCTGGAGGGCGCGACAGATGCAGATATTGGATCTAATGCGCAGCTCTCCTACACACTCAGTCCCAGCGAGCACTTTACTCTTGATGTTAAATCTTCTGATAATAATAGGAAATCCCTGTTTCTAGTGCTCGCGAAATCTCTGGACCGTGAGACGCTGCCTGTGCACCGGTTGGTGCTGACGGCGAGTGACGGGGGCCGGCCGTCTCTAACGGGTACGATGGAGCTGGTGATCTCGGTGCTGGACGCGAACGACAACGCACCCCAGTTCAACCAGTCAGTGTATAaagtgcagctgctggagaacgCTATAGAGGGGACGCTGCTGATGCGACTGAATGCCACGGATCCGGATGAGGGTCTCAATAAAGAGTTTTCTTACAGCATCGTCAGTTCGGTTCCTGCTGGTAACAGAGATCTCTTCAGCATTGATCAGAAGACGGGCGAGATCAGACTGACGAGTCATTTAGATTTTGAAGCTGTCCAGTTACACGAGTTGCAAATCGAAGCGAGAGACAAAGGGACGCCCCCGCTGTCGGGTCACTGCAGCGtggagctggaggtgctggacGTGAACGACAACGCGCCGGAGGTGTGGGTGACGTCGCTGTCGGTGCCGGTGCCGGAGGACGCGGCGGTGGGGACGGTGGTGGCGCTGCTGAGCGTGTCGGACCGGGACTCGGGGGCGAACGGTCGGGTGCGCTGCGCGGTGTGGCCGGCGGCGCCGTTCGGGCTGGTGTCGACGTTCGCGGGGTCGTACTCGCTGGTGCTGCGGGAGGCGCTGGACCGGGAGCGGGTGTCGGAGTACGAGGTGGAGGTGCGGGCGGAGGACGGCGGGTCGCCGTCGCTGCGCGCCCGGCGCGGGGTGCGGGTGCCGGTGTCGGACGTGAACGACAACGCGCCGGCGTTCGCGCAGGCCGTGTACACGGTGCTGGCGCGGGAGAACAACGCGGCGGGCGCGGAGCTGGCGCGGCTGTGGGCGCGGGACCCGGACGAGGCGGACAACGGGCGCGTGCGGTACTCGGTGTGGGAGGGCGGCGTGGGCGGGGGCGCGTCGGCGGGCGGCGGGTGGCGTCCGGCGTCGAGCTACGTGTCGGTGGACGCGGAGAGCGGGCGCGTGTGGGCGCTGCAGCCGTTGGACTACGAGGAGGTGCAGGTGCTGCAGTTCGAGGTGCGGGCGGTGGACGCGGGGGAGCCGCCGCTGTGCGGCAACGCCACGGTGCAGCTGTTCGTGGTGGACGAGAACGACAACGCGCCGGCGCTGCtgggggccggcggcggcgggccggggcccggggcggcgggctCGGCGGCGTCGGGGCCGGGCTCGGAGGCGCTGTGGGCGTGGGCGGCGTGGGGGGCGCCGGCGGGGCAGGTGGTGGCGAAGATCCGCGCGGTGGACGCGGACTCGGGCTACAACGCGTGGCTGCGCTACGAGCTGTGGGAGCCGCGTGGGAAGGGCCCGTTCCGCGTGGGGCTGTACAGCGGCGAGGTGAGCACGGCGCGGGCGCTGGAGGAGGCGGACGGCCCGCGGCAGAGGCTGGTGATCGTGGTGCGGGACCACGGGGAGCCGGCGCGCTCGGTCACGGCCACGCTGAGCGTGTCGCTGGTGGAGGGCGCCGAGGCGGCGCTGGCGGCCGCGGGCTCGTCGTCGTCATCAGGGGCGGGGCTGCGTTTGGGGGCGGGCGCGGAAGGCGGCGCGGCCGCGGCAGGAGCGGTGGCGACGACGAACGTGTGGCTGGTGGTGGCCATCTGCGCGGTGTCGAGCCTGTTCTTGCTGGCGGTCGTGCTGTACGGGGCGTCGCGGTGGGCACCGCGGGCGGGCGTGCTGTCGGGGCCCGGGCCGGCGACGCTGGTGTGCGCCAGCGAAGTGGGGAGCTGGTCGTACTCGCAGCGCCAGAGCCGGAGCCTGTGCGTGGCGGACGGCGCGGGCAAGAGCGACCTCATGGTTTTCAGCCCAAACatcccgccgccgcccggccccgcggcgaAGGAGACGCAGCCGGAGCCGCCCGTTCTCCTAGACACGGTCAGTGGCCCTCTCTGTCTCGCCTCTTGCCCCTTCCCCCTTGTCGCCGTTCTCGTTCGTCTCCTCTCTCTGTCCattctctcctgctccctgggcAGGCGGTGGTGGGAGCCACGCTGAGCCCCCGGGGCTCGCCGGTTGTTAATGTGTGGCGGGTGCAGACTCTCTGCCGGCTGCAGTGTCCCTTCTGTCTTTTTGTTCAGCAAACTGTTACACCACTGCAGgattttttaatgctgttttctcttcctggtCATCTGAATTGCTGTAGCCATTTTGGGTAGCGTCACGACCTCAGTGGCAATAGCTTCACGTGATCGTTtactcttttatttctatttgggTTGTGATAAGGTaggctgctgttttctgtagcACCTGTTATCTTTTAGTGGAAAAGCCTGATGTGAATGGGAAATACGACAGCATAAGCTGGAACTGAAACTATGTGTGGAAATCTGCAGTCCAAACCAATCCTGAAAAGCGGACATCTTTAAGTCGGATGGGTTTTCTCGCTGTGTTGTCTAATctagtttttcatgtttttgatCCCTGTCATTCTTCATGGTACTTCTGCTTTGAAGACGTCTGTTGTCTCCTCTTgcagtcttttatttttcaacatgAGAATATGTTCCTCAAACAGAAGCTGCTCTAAATCTTCAGTCAACCTGCTGGCTGCCTCCAAAACTCTTCCTGATCTGTTCTCTTCTTACCATTTTAAGAAGTGGAGGACCTCCAGAAAATATTCAAAGTGGTTCTGAGCCTCTTATTTCCGTGAAGTTGgatgaaatgctgttttcttccatggTCTCACAAGTCTTACCATTCTGATTGGCACTTAGAATGGAGCTGATAGATCCACATCACTGTCTTCTCTGTATCAAAGATGTCATTTCAGAACCTTAAGTGGTTTCAGAGTCCATCAGAGTCTCTGTTGAATCCACGttctttttctcatctgttcAGCTTTGTGGTGTCCTGCACGGAAAATCTTTTGCCATTTTCCTATCTAGGTCTTCAGTATCATCAACTctttctgcagttcttctgAGCAGACCTGTATTTTAACCCTGCTCTGTAGTGTAGTATGATCTGTAATCTGTATTAGATCACTCTCTGAGACTTTGAGATCCCTCGATGTGATATTGAACAGCACAATTTCTGGCAAAGATCTGTGCCCAACTGCAGTGTTGACCTTATTATCTTGCTCAAGTGACCAGGTTTGTTTTGCCTCCCATCTATGTAGTTAATCACAGCtctaaatttttctttcagcctcctttctttttatatGGAATGTCTTCATTTGTGAATGTTTTCCTGTCTTGCAGATAGGGCAGTTTCAAtcaagtttttcattttggctGCTGTGAAGTGCTGTTTTCCAATCTTTTCTTAATCAGAAGTCTGTTCTTTTTTGATTCTCCTCTGAAACAGGGATCACACAAGGTGACCACAGTTGGTACTCCAGGTTCTTCTCTGTTCACCTTGTATGGCATATATTACTTTGTGAAGTATTACAGAATTACTTTGTACATTTAAAAGATACTAGAAGCATTTCATGCTGTCCCTTTCCAAGTATGATGTAAGTGTACTTTCTAATAAAAAGTATGTAATGGCAGAAGAGCATGAACCAAGGTAGGTGTGGAAAATGTGCGGCTATAGTCCTATATTAGGCAAGATGTATTGCTAGGGGAGTTGATTTTGGTGGGTGAATATATTTGTAGAAGCACCTCAGCTATAGTTCCTGACTCTTGCTAGTTCCATGTACTCTGCAGTAGtagactatatatatatatatttttttttcctttcctgagaatactttttaaaataaactgttatTTTGTGTCTCATTGTGTGCATGCCTTATGATGATTTTGTGAATATGAAATGGGATGGCACTTGAAACTGTTGGTTCTTTCATAGACAGTGTGGCTTAGTTTGCCTTTCTCAGGAGATGTCAGTAATTGTGAGTGAAAGCTATGTTACTAAATACAGTGTGTAAACAAAGATGGACtgaatttgaaatcactatatttCTGAAACCATGAACcacccatgaatgaaactcttaccacttgAAAGGGCAGGGCATAGAATACAGTAGGTGTAgagagcatttataaaaaggttactagaacttgataactcattaatccatttgtaaatttttgtgtaattgtaacatgttgccgTCATAAAATATACTGCTTGGAAAtagggtccatctttttgaaacaccctgtagtgTTGTCTGCTTACTTTCAGAATTTGTATGCTTTGCCATGATTGTGGTTCACTGTCTTGTCGTCTCTTTGGATGAGGTTTACCTCAAGAGAATACTGTGAGAGTTCGggtttaatttctgtttccacCTTTACAGAGGTGGATACAGAAACACGGGCAATACAGGAGGGATTTGAGAGGCTGGACAAAACCTGTTTGCTTTTGCAGCCTGCTTCCCTGAGATTCTGAACAGTGATCCTTGAACTTGGCTCTGACAATGGAGACttggaaataaatcaaaacaattgCTAGAACAGCCACAGTTGTAATTAAAGATGACCTATCGACAGatgtctggatttttttagcatttggtatctttattttggttttgaccaCCTGTTGCATTGTTGATGCTTCTGTGGCAGAACCAGCAAATCACTACCATGTGAAATCATCtgttttgtgctgctgcctggtcTGTGTGGTGGGGTAGGAGGAGGAGTCCGTAGTTGTGTAGAGAAAGGGCCCTGATGTCTTTATCTGAATGGATGAGGTGGGGGCCTGGGAACATGTAAACCAAACTGTACCTTACCAGAGCAGTGGTGCAACACTTTTGTGTTGTCTTCAGTTATGGCATGTGTAGATAATATAGTGTATCCGGCAGCAGCTCATCTCCATCAGTAATGGGCACATTGGTTTGCCGTACTGTGAGTGCCTACTTGCCTAAAAAGGTAAGAAAGAACTTGTCAGTCACTGTGCAGCTTACAAATGAGGAATACAACTTAAAGGAAGTACTTTACTGAGTCACATAAAGTCTACTACAGAGCTCAGATTCCCTAAGCTATTTCACCCCTCCAAGAGGTTTTGTGCTATGTGTGTTATGTTTAGACTGACAAATAGGGTTAAGGACTGATGGAATTAAAAGTCTTTGGACTTTGTGTGCATTGCTAGTTTCTTAGGTTGAACTCATATTTCAAAAGGTAAAAACCATTCTGTTATGgacagacagattttttttttttaatacgaTTGCCTCACGCTAGTATTTGTTGTATGAAAACCAAGGAGAGTGCATGGAGTTGTTCAGCTACATCACTACCACAAAGCCATGAAAAAGTAAGCCATTTCTACCCGTTTTTAGTGCTGCACTAGACACATATAAATTCCATGGAAATCTATGTCTTCTGGATACCTGAGTACGTACCATAGATGGCAGATCAAGGATACAGTATTCTGCAGAGGAAACAGATGAACTctcttcataaataaataataaggaAACTGAGTTATGCCTCTTCGACAACGTGTAGGGAAGACCAAGTCAGGAAATCAGAAGTGGATTCGGTTCTTTTCAGTTAAGACCTTCTCAGGTGTGAGTCCTGGGTTAACGTAGGTCTTTAGGAAACATTTTGGCAAGTGTGTATCAATTAAAGTGCCTTtaggaagaagaagagaggagagaagaagagaggagaggaggagagaagaagagaggagaggaggagagaagaagagaggagaggaggagagaagaagagaggagaggaggagagaagagaagaggagaggagagaggaggagaagagaagaggagagaggagaagagaggagaaaaggagagaagagaagaaccACCTATTGCCGTTTTCTGACGAACAGGAATGTTCCGAAGGGAGATCACGGAGCTTGTCTGCCGAGCGGACTGAGCCACGACCTGTCTTTCCGGGAACGGAGCGCCGCTGCAGGGCACGGTCGGAGGACGGGAGACGGCTGCTCACAGAGGGAGCAGCGGTGGGACACCAGGTGTCGCTGTTGGCCGCGAAGACGCCGAGAACAGGCAGCCGCTCCGCCCCGAGCCGCTGTCACGGTGCCGTCAGCGGATGGGTGGCGGCAGGAGGCAGAATGCGGTGTGTTAGGGCgagcggggcggcggagcgCGGAGCGGGACCACGCGCCTGCCGGGGAGGCCTTAAGGCGGGCGTctgggcggcggcggggagccgTGCGGGGTCCGGGCGGGTGGCGGCGGTGATGGGCGTGTGGTGGGGACCCGTGGTgcgggtgctggtgctgcaggcgGCCTGGGCGCTGGGCGGCGGGCAGGTGCGGTACTCGGTGCCCGAGGAAGCCAAGGCCGGGACGGTGGTGGGCCGGCTGGCGCAGGACCTGGGCGTGGAGGCGGGCGAGGCGGAGGCGCGGCGGCTGCGGCTGGTGTCGCAGGGCCGGCGGGCGAGCGTGGAGGTGAGCGGGGCGAGCGGGGCGCTGGTGGTGAGCTCGCGGCTGGACCGGGAGGAGCTGTGTGGGAAGAGCGCGCCGTGCGCCCTGcgcctggaggtgctggtggagcGGCCGCTGCGCGTGTTCCACGTGGAGCTGGAGGTCACCGATATCAACGACAACGCCCCGCTGTTCCGTGTGAACGAAGAAGCTTTTACCATCGCGGAATTATCCACGATGCCGGGGTCTCGGTTTCCTCTGGAGGGCGCGTCGGATGCAGATATTGGATCTAATGCGCAGCTCTCCTATTCGCTTAGCCCCACCGAGTACTTTA
It includes:
- the LOC135994070 gene encoding protocadherin alpha-6-like, whose protein sequence is MGVWWGPVLRALVLQAAWALGGGQVRYSVPEEAKAGTVVGRLAQDLGLETGEAEARRLRLVSQGRRASVEVSGASGALVVSSRLDREELCGKSAPCALRLEVLVERPLRVFHVELEVTDINDNAPLFPAAGKNLSIAESSLPGSRFPLEGATDADIGSNAQLSYTLSPSEHFTLDVKSSDNNRKSLFLVLAKSLDRETLPVHRLVLTASDGGRPSLTGTMELVISVLDANDNAPQFNQSVYKVQLLENAIEGTLLMRLNATDPDEGLNKEFSYSIVSSVPAGNRDLFSIDQKTGEIRLTSHLDFEAVQLHELQIEARDKGTPPLSGHCSVELEVLDVNDNAPEVWVTSLSVPVPEDAAVGTVVALLSVSDRDSGANGRVRCAVWPAAPFGLVSTFAGSYSLVLREALDRERVSEYEVEVRAEDGGSPSLRARRGVRVPVSDVNDNAPAFAQAVYTVLARENNAAGAELARLWARDPDEADNGRVRYSVWEGGVGGGASAGGGWRPASSYVSVDAESGRVWALQPLDYEEVQVLQFEVRAVDAGEPPLCGNATVQLFVVDENDNAPALLGAGGGGPGPGAAGSAASGPGSEALWAWAAWGAPAGQVVAKIRAVDADSGYNAWLRYELWEPRGKGPFRVGLYSGEVSTARALEEADGPRQRLVIVVRDHGEPARSVTATLSVSLVEGAEAALAAAGSSSSSGAGLRLGAGAEGGAAAAGAVATTNVWLVVAICAVSSLFLLAVVLYGASRWAPRAGVLSGPGPATLVCASEVGSWSYSQRQSRSLCVADGAGKSDLMVFSPNIPPPPGPAAKETQPEPPVLLDTVSGPLCLASCPFPLVAVLVRLLSLSILSCSLGRRWWEPR